One Brassica napus cultivar Da-Ae chromosome A1, Da-Ae, whole genome shotgun sequence genomic region harbors:
- the LOC106437909 gene encoding CRM-domain containing factor CFM3B, chloroplastic translates to MAMNSIRHLYPAAATTTTTAVDSLGSSFCKLHGATSLRFLRYSPSISLGDVRRFGFCCTRKVKLCSGSGRDENWNRTQKQNQFKSVLNHRKGERFSDLGVTSGENGDGGSSTMERIVEKLKKFGFVDDDQFQDEETEQERRFVEEEEGNVRNTRGGFSEESPFGAYGGDGEVKFPWEKVSSKEKEKEKEELVNGVWTAKKESRYSLAEMTLPQAELNRLRNLMFRTKSKMRVKGAGVTQAVVDAIQEKWKSSEIVRLKIEGTNALNMRRMHELLERKTGGLVIWRSGTSIALYKYKNDTCRDASATMNKQIYRRAETSPSSLPTSRVDHSVEQVHHPQLEKEATNVGNEDRTSHQEVEYEDEINELLEGLGPRYTDWQGGYPLPVDADMLPGIVPGYEPPFRVLPYGVRSTLGQKEATSLRRLGKVLPPHFALGRSRQLQGLATAMVKLWEKSLIAKVALKRGVQLTTSERMAEDIKRLTGGMLLSRNKDFLVFYRGKSFLSPEVAEALVEKERLARTFQDEEEQARLRASSGLVVPRVKANQNHLVSTGTLGETLDAASKWGRNLDDDDHVEEVKQEAEKLRSANLVRKLERKLAFAEKRLMKAERALAKVEESLKPSEHRTDTEGITEEERFMFQKLGLRMKAFLLLGRRGVFDGTVENMHLHWKYRELVKILVKAKTFEGAQKVALALEAESGGILVSVDKVSKGYAIIVYRGKDYKRPSELRPKNLLTKRKALARSVELQRRQAIIKHIAVVQARTEELRAEIEQVELVKDKGAQVLYNKLEMAYSSSDEETEETDGEGDDIYLDTYDEDGEEGGVQAKGSLSDVEFDSEDEDWDSDELETEFDDDSASSATPFDAESTSSTTPEATFVDQQKEERHLQS, encoded by the exons ATGGCGATGAATTCAATTCGCCATCTTTATCCAGCAGCCGCCACGACGACGACTACTGCGGTGGATTCGTTGGGAAGCTCCTTCTGTAAGCTCCACGGAGCCACTTCCCTCCGATTCTTAAGGTACAGTCCATCAATTTCACTCGGTGATGTCAGGAGATTCGGTTTCTGTTGTACAAGGAAGGTTAAACTATGTAGTGGTAGCGGTAGGGATGAGAATTGGAACAGGACCCAGAAGCAGAATCAGTTTAAATCTGTGCTGAATCATCGGAAAGGAGAGAGATTTTCTGATTTAGGGGTAACGAGTGGTGAGAATGGTGATGGTGGAAGTAGTACAATGGAGAGGATTGTGGAGAAATTGAAAAAGTTTGGGTTTGTTGACGATGATCAGTTTCAAGATGAAGAGACTGAACAAGAGAGGAGGTTtgtggaggaggaagaagggAATGTGAGGAATACGAGAGGTGGATTCTCGGAGGAGTCACCGTTTGGTGCTTATGGAGGTGATggagaagttaagtttccttgGGAAAAAGTAAGTTctaaggagaaggagaaggagaaggaggagcTAGTAAACGGAGTGTGGACAGCTAAGAAGGAGAGTAGATACTCTCTTGCGGAGATGACTCTTCCGCAAGCAGAGCTGAATCGGTTGAGGAATCTGATGTTTAGAACCAAGAGCAAGATGAGGGTTAAGGGTGCAGGTGTTACTCAGGCTGTGGTTGATGCAATTCAGGAGAAGTGGAAGAGCTCAGAGATTGTGAGGCTTAAGATCGAAGGTACAAATGCGCTCAACATGAGACGGATGCATGAACTTTTGGAG AGAAAAACTGGTGGTTTGGTGATTTGGAGGTCAGGGACTTCCATCGCCTTGTACAAATACAAAAACGACACTTGCAGGGATGCATCAGCAACAATGAACAAGCAAATTTACCGAAGAGCAGAGACGTCGCCCTCTTCCTTACCCACAAGTAGAGTGGATCATAGTGTTGAACAAGTGCATCATCCTCAGCTAGAGAAGGAGGCAACAAATGTGGGAAATGAAGACAGGACATCTCATCAAGAAGTAGAATATGAAGACgaaataaatgaattgttaGAGGGTCTTGGTCCTCGGTACACGGACTGGCAGGGAGGTTATCCATTACCTGTTGATGCTGATATGCTTCCAGGGATCGTACCTGGTTACGAACCTCCTTTCAGGGTTCTTCCTTATGGAGTGAGATCAACTCTGGGACAAAAGGAGGCAACCTCTTTAAGGAGACTTGGCAAAGTTCTTCCTCCACACTTTGCTTTGG GTCGAAGTAGACAGCTGCAAGGGTTGGCAACAGCCATGGTTAAGTTATGGGAGAAGAGTTTGATTGCTAAGGTTGCCCTTAAACGTGGTGTACAATTGACTACCAGTGAGAGAATGGCTGAGGACATCAAG AGATTGACGGGAGGTATGCTGCTCTCTAGGAACAAagactttcttgttttttacaGAGGGAAGAGTTTTTTGTCACCAGAAGTAGCAGAAGCACTGGTGGAGAAGGAGAGACTTGCAAGGACTTTCCAAGACGAAGAGGAACAGGCACGTCTAAGAGCGTCATCGGGTCTGGTTGTCCCACGTGTTAAGGCTAATCAAAACCACCTTGTTTCTACCGGTACTCTTGGAGAAACTCTTGATGCAGCTAGTAAGTGGGGAAGGAATCTGGACGACGATGATCACGTGGAAGAAGTGAAACAAGAGGCTGAGAAACTGAGGTCTGCAAATCTTGTCAGGAAGTTGGAAAGAAAACTTGCTTTT GCTGAGAAAAGGTTGATGAAAGCTGAACGGGCATTAGCTAAGGTAGAGGAATCTCTGAAGCCATCAGAACACAGAACAGACACTGAGGGCATAACTGAGGAAGAGAGATTTATGTTCCAGAAGCTCGGATTAAGGATGAAAGCTTTCTTACTTCTTg GTCGAAGAGGGGTGTTTGATGGTACTGTGGAAAACATGCACTTGCACTGGAAATACAGGGAGCTAGTAAAAATTCTTGTGAAGGCTAAAACTTTTGAGGGTGCGCAGAAAGTGGCATTGGCCCTTGAAGCCGAGAGTGGAGGAATCCTGGTTTCTGTTGACAAGGTTTCCAAAGGCTATGCCATTATCGTGTATAGAGGAAAAGACTATAAGCGTCCTTCCGAGTTAAGGCCTAAGAACCTCTTGACAAAGAGAAAAGCTTTGGCACGTTCTGTTGAGCTCCAAAGACGCCAG GCTATTATAAAACATATTGCGGTGGTACAGGCGAGAACAGAGGAGTTGAGAGCTGAAATC GAACAAGTGGAACTTGTAAAAGACAAGGGAGCTCAAGTGTTATACAATAAGCTTGAAATGGCTTATTCTTCTAGCGACGAGGAGACCGAAGAGACAGAT GGAGAAGGAGATGACATCTATTTAGATACATACGATGAGGATGGTGAAGAAGGTGGGGTTCAGGCCAAGGGTTCACTATCTGATGTTGAATTTGATTCAGAAGATGAAGACTGGGATTCAGATGAATTAGAAACTGAGTTTGATGATGATTCTGCATCCTCCGCTACACCATTTGATGCTGAGTCGACATCCTCCACAACACCAGAAGCAACCTTTGTAGATCAACAGAAAGAGGAACGTCATCTGCAATCATAA
- the LOC106437910 gene encoding uncharacterized protein LOC106437910 isoform X2 codes for MDEMLSDLMHFLKKPSLTETFVDIILWTAPPGFGARRLWLAFTALSAFSVCRTLCSRLDTKANKSTSGSASSQASVEESLQSDEVSRASATVGEQEIVTENDLEHLLQLLEVGNATREWQSMMDKTTPNMSYQAWRHEPETGPVVYRSRTIFEDASPDIVRDFFWDDEFRPKWDFMLANFKTLDDDTRTGTMIVHWRKKFPFFCSDREYIIGRRIWESGNKYYCVTKGVPYPALPKRDKPRRVELYFSSWVIRAVESRKGDGQPSACEVSLVHYEDMGIPKDVAKLGVRHGMWGAVKKLNSGLRAYQTARKSDSSLSRIAQMARITTTLNMDSTESSTGDEDRSRAMGYARRQRDNLRMDWKWVVVGGVALACGLHTGVIGKALLAGAGQRLARR; via the exons ATGGATGAGATGTTATCCGATCTAATGCATTTCCTGAAGAAGCCCTCTCTTACAGAGACATTCGTCGACATCATACTC TGGACTGCGCCGCCTGGGTTCGGCGCGCGGCGGCTTTGGCTCGCTTTCACAGCTCTCTCGGCTTTCTCCGTTTGCCGTACCCTTTGCTCAAGGCTTGACACAAAAGCCAACAAATCTACCAGTGGTTCAGCTTCATCGCAGGCTAGTGTAGAGGAGAGTCTTCAAAGTGATGAAGTTTCCAG AGCTAGCGCGACGGTGGGAGAGCAGGAGATTGTGACAGAGAATGATTTAGAGCATCTGTTACAGCTGCTTGAAGTTGGAAATGCGACCAGGGAATGGCAATCCATGATGGACAAGACCACTCCTAATATGAGTTACCAAGCTTGGCGTCATGAGCCCGAG ACAGGTCCTGTTGTTTATCGGAGTCGAACCATATTTGAGGATGCAAGTCCAGATATTGTTAGGGATTTCTTCTGGGATGATGAGTTTCGACCTAAATGGGATTTCATGCTTGCCAACTTCAAAACTTTGGACGACGACACTCGCACAGGAACTATGATTGTTCACTGGCGAAAAAAG TTTCCCTTTTTCTGTAGTGACCGAGAGTATATCATTGGTCGGAGAATATGGGAGTCTGGAAATAAGTATTATTGTGTGACAAAG GGAGTTCCTTATCCAGCTCTACCCAAGCGTGATAAGCCGAGGCGCGTTGAGCTTTATTTCTCAAGTTGGGTTATCAGAGCAG TTGAATCCAGAAAAGGAGATGGACAGCCATCGGCTTGTGAAGTATCTCTAGTCCATTACGAAGACATGGGAATCCCAAAAGACGTAGCAAAGTTAGGCGTCCGTCATGGCATGTGGGGAGCAGTCAAGAAGCTAAACTCCGGTTTACGAGCCTACCAAACCGCCAGAAAATCAGACTCTAGTCTATCTCGGATCGCTCAAATGGCAAGGATCACCACAACACTGAACATGGATTCTACAGAATCATCCACAGGAGATGAAGACAGAAGCAGAGCAATGGGCTATGCAAGGAGACAGCGGGACAATTTGAGAATGGACTGGAAATGGGTAGTTGTAGGAGGTGTCGCCTTGGCTTGTGGCCTGCACACTGGGGTCATTGGTAAGGCTTTACTGGCCGGCGCTGGGCAGAGACTTGCTCGTAGGTGA
- the LOC106437910 gene encoding uncharacterized protein LOC106437910 isoform X1, whose product MDEMLSDLMHFLKKPSLTETFVDIILCAVPIWLAVMIGLLIGWSWRPRWTGLIYLGFRSKLRFLWTAPPGFGARRLWLAFTALSAFSVCRTLCSRLDTKANKSTSGSASSQASVEESLQSDEVSRASATVGEQEIVTENDLEHLLQLLEVGNATREWQSMMDKTTPNMSYQAWRHEPETGPVVYRSRTIFEDASPDIVRDFFWDDEFRPKWDFMLANFKTLDDDTRTGTMIVHWRKKFPFFCSDREYIIGRRIWESGNKYYCVTKGVPYPALPKRDKPRRVELYFSSWVIRAVESRKGDGQPSACEVSLVHYEDMGIPKDVAKLGVRHGMWGAVKKLNSGLRAYQTARKSDSSLSRIAQMARITTTLNMDSTESSTGDEDRSRAMGYARRQRDNLRMDWKWVVVGGVALACGLHTGVIGKALLAGAGQRLARR is encoded by the exons ATGGATGAGATGTTATCCGATCTAATGCATTTCCTGAAGAAGCCCTCTCTTACAGAGACATTCGTCGACATCATACTCTGCGCAGTACCGATTTGGCTCGCCGTAATGATCGGTCTATTGATCGGATGGTCTTGGCGTCCGAGATGGACAGGGTTGATCTATCTAGGGTTCCGTTCCAAGCTTCGGTTTCTATGGACTGCGCCGCCTGGGTTCGGCGCGCGGCGGCTTTGGCTCGCTTTCACAGCTCTCTCGGCTTTCTCCGTTTGCCGTACCCTTTGCTCAAGGCTTGACACAAAAGCCAACAAATCTACCAGTGGTTCAGCTTCATCGCAGGCTAGTGTAGAGGAGAGTCTTCAAAGTGATGAAGTTTCCAG AGCTAGCGCGACGGTGGGAGAGCAGGAGATTGTGACAGAGAATGATTTAGAGCATCTGTTACAGCTGCTTGAAGTTGGAAATGCGACCAGGGAATGGCAATCCATGATGGACAAGACCACTCCTAATATGAGTTACCAAGCTTGGCGTCATGAGCCCGAG ACAGGTCCTGTTGTTTATCGGAGTCGAACCATATTTGAGGATGCAAGTCCAGATATTGTTAGGGATTTCTTCTGGGATGATGAGTTTCGACCTAAATGGGATTTCATGCTTGCCAACTTCAAAACTTTGGACGACGACACTCGCACAGGAACTATGATTGTTCACTGGCGAAAAAAG TTTCCCTTTTTCTGTAGTGACCGAGAGTATATCATTGGTCGGAGAATATGGGAGTCTGGAAATAAGTATTATTGTGTGACAAAG GGAGTTCCTTATCCAGCTCTACCCAAGCGTGATAAGCCGAGGCGCGTTGAGCTTTATTTCTCAAGTTGGGTTATCAGAGCAG TTGAATCCAGAAAAGGAGATGGACAGCCATCGGCTTGTGAAGTATCTCTAGTCCATTACGAAGACATGGGAATCCCAAAAGACGTAGCAAAGTTAGGCGTCCGTCATGGCATGTGGGGAGCAGTCAAGAAGCTAAACTCCGGTTTACGAGCCTACCAAACCGCCAGAAAATCAGACTCTAGTCTATCTCGGATCGCTCAAATGGCAAGGATCACCACAACACTGAACATGGATTCTACAGAATCATCCACAGGAGATGAAGACAGAAGCAGAGCAATGGGCTATGCAAGGAGACAGCGGGACAATTTGAGAATGGACTGGAAATGGGTAGTTGTAGGAGGTGTCGCCTTGGCTTGTGGCCTGCACACTGGGGTCATTGGTAAGGCTTTACTGGCCGGCGCTGGGCAGAGACTTGCTCGTAGGTGA
- the LOC106437911 gene encoding phosphoinositide phosphatase SAC8: MEIAPSSSRFKLYDQLELLEFPDKYVVKPVDSPHEGFSVDRRDGNIKPLDDNTSSGNATKVSTIFGVAGTIRLLAGTYLLVITSREEAGTFLGLPIFRVTAMKFLPCNGNLRFATAQEKKDEAYFRTLLQALETTPGLYFSYETDLTVNLQRRCKLAVGWTSKPMWKQADPRYVWNWHLLEELIECKLDGFITPLLQGSYQVAELQLKNTPSVISLISRRCTRRLGTRMWRRGANLEGDTANFVESEQIVEINGFKFSLLQVRGSIPLLWEQIVDLSYKPQLKINKHEDTPKVVQRHFHDLSQRYGEIMVVNLTDQHGAEGELSKAYATEMARLPNVRYVAFDFHHICGTTNFDNLGVLYEQIGDEFEKQGYFLVDAEGNILEEQKGVIRSNCIDCLDRTNVTQNYMAQKSLNLQLQRIGVLDSAECVSMFEDDYTKFRTIWAEQGDEISLQYAGTYALKGDLVRYGKQTVSGAIKDGISAMSRYYLNNFQDGVRQDALDLISGRYTVGTNSPSQLQPIGGSQPSFLPVASALLIGGVTVTSFTIHQAGRNTQQYLASALWAGVTAGVVAMIKANGRHLCSRPRLCHLI, encoded by the exons ATGGAGATCGCTCCATCTTCAAGTAGATTCAAGCTCTACGATCAACTCGAGCTTCTGGAGTTTCCCGATAAGTACGTTGTCAAACCCGTCGATTCGCCTCATGAAGGCTTCTCCGTCGATCGCCGCGACGGCAACATCAAACCTCTCGACG ACAACACTAGTTCTGGTAATGCTACCAAAGTGTCTACAATCTTTGGTGTAGCAGGAACTATTAGGCTCTTAGCAG GAACGTACTTGCTCGTTATAACATCTCGGGAGGAAGCTGGGACTTTCCTCGGTCTTCCCATTTTTCGAGTTACAGCTATGAAGTTCCTTCCTTGCAATGGGAATTTGAGGTTTGCTACAGCTCAAGAA AAAAAGGACGAAGCGTATTTCAGGACTCTGTTACAGGCACTTGAGACTACCCCAGGATTGTATTTTTCATATGAGACAGATCTAACTGTCAA CTTGCAAAGACGGTGCAAGCTAGCTGTTGGTTGGACGAGTAAGCCCATGTGGAAGCAG GCTGACCCTCGTTATGTTTGGAACTGGCATCTTTTGGAGGAACTGATTGAATGCAAA CTGGATGGTTTTATTACCCCTCTGCTTCAAGGAA GCTACCAAGTTGCTGAGCTACAGCTCAAGAATACTCCTTCCGTGATATCGTTAATTTCGAGGCGCTGTACACGTCGTCTAG GTACACgtatgtggagaagaggagcAAATCTTGAGGGAGACACTGCTAATTTTGTGGAATCTGAACAAATAGTGGAGATTAATGGTTTCAAGTTCTCTTTATTGCAG GTTAGAGGTTCAATTCCACTTCTATGGGAGCAAATCGTTGATTTGAGCTATAAGCCACAGCTTAAGATAAATAAGCATGAAGACACG CCGAAGGTCGTGCAGCGCCACTTCCATGATCTTAGCCAAAGATATGGAGAAATTATGGTAGTTAACCTAACAGATCAG CATGGAGCTGAAGGTGAATTAAGCAAAGCATACGCCACCGAAATGGCGAGGCTTCCAAACGTGAG ATATGTCGCCTTTGACTTCCATCACATCTGTGGAACTACAAACTTCGACAACTTGGGGGTACTTTATGAACAGATTGGGGATGAATTTGAAAAGCAAGG ATACTTCCTTGTAGACGCAGAAGGGAACATCCTAGAAGAGCAGAAAGGAGTTATCAGATCTAACTGCATCGACTGTCTTGACCGCACAAATGTTACCCAG AATTACATGGCCCAAAAGTCTTTGAATCTACAACTTCAAAGGATCGGAGTGCTTGATTCCGCAGAGTGTGTATCCATGTTTGAAGATGATTACACAAAGTTCAGAACAA TTTGGGCTGAGCAAGGGGACGAGATTAGCTTGCAATACGCCGGGACATATGCTCTTAAGGGCGACCTCGTCAG GTACGGGAAACAAACTGTATCTGGAGCAATCAAAGATGGCATCAGTGCTATGTCGAGATATTATCTGAATAATTTCCAGGATGGTGTGAGGCAG GATGCTTTGGATCTCATAAGTGGTCGCTACACAGTGGGCACAAACAGCCCTTCACAGCTCCAGCCTATTGGAGGATCACAACCGTCT TTTCTGCCAGTAGCATCAGCATTGTTGATAGGTGGTGTGACAGTGACATCTTTCACTATTCATCAAG CGGGAAGAAACACGCAGCAGTATCTGGCGTCAGCTTTGTGGGCAGGAGTGACTGCAGGAGTGGTGGCGATGATCAAGGCCAATGGAAGGCACTTGTGTTCAAGGCCTCGTCTTTGCCATCTCATTTGA
- the LOC106437912 gene encoding chlorophyll synthase, chloroplastic-like, translating into MTSILNTVSSILASRVSSVDRVGALSLQNPVSVEFTCRRSAWSTLDSNSSGKRFVVRAAETDTDKAKSQVPDKAPAAGGSSINQLLGIKGAAQETNKWKIRLQLTKPVTWPPLVWGVVCGAAASGNFHWTPEDVAKSILCMMMSGPCLTGYTQTINDWYDREIDAINEPYRPIPSGAISEQEVITQVWVLLLGGLGIAGVLDVWAGHTTPTLFYLALGGSLLSYIYSAPPLKLKQNGWVGNFALGASYISLPWWAGQALFGTLTPDVVVLTLLYSIAGLGIAIVNDFKSVEGDRAMGLQSLPVAFGTEAAKWICVSAIDVTQLSVAGYLLASGKPYYALALLALIIPQIVFQFKYFLKDPVKYDVKYQASAQPFLVLGIFVTALASSH; encoded by the exons ATGACTTCCATTCTCAACACCGTCTCATCCATCCTCGCCTCCAGAGTTTCCTCCGTCGACCGAGTTGGAGCACTCTCTCTCCAAAACCCGGTCTCCGTCGAGTTCACTTGCCGGCGTTCCGCTTGGTCGACGTTGGACTCCAACTCTTCTG GGAAGAGATTTGTTGTGCGTGCGGCGGAGACTGATACAGATAAAG CTAAATCTCAGGTGCCTGACAAGGCACCAGCAGCCGGTGGTTCAAGCATTAACCAGCTTCTTGGTATCAAAGGAGCTGCTCAAGAGACT AATAAATGGAAGATTCGTCTTCAGCTTACAAAGCCAGTCACTTGGCCTCCATTAGTCTGGGGAGTGGTCTGTGGTGCTGCTGCTTCag GGAACTTTCATTGGACTCCAGAGGACGTTGCTAAGTCGATTCTTTGCATGATGATGTCTGGCCCATGTCTTACTGGCTATACACAG ACAATCAACGACTGGTATGATCGAGAGATTGATGCTATTAATGAGCCATATCGCCCAATTCCATCCGGAGCAATATCAGAGCAAGAG GTTATTACACAAGTCTGGGTGCTATTACTGGGAGGTCTTGGAATTGCTGGAGTCTTAGACGTGTGG GCAGGGCATACCACTCCCACTTTGTTCTATCTTGCTTTGGGAGGGTCCTTGTTGTCTTATATATACTCTGCTCCACCTCTTAAG CTAAAACAAAATGGATGGGTTGGAAACTTTGCGCTTGGAGCAAGCTATATCAGTTTGCCATG GTGGGCTGGACAAGCATTGTTTGGCACTCTTACGCCAGACGTTGTTGTTCTTACACTCTTGTACAGCATAGCTGGG TTGGGAATAGCGATTGTTAATGACTTCAAAAGTGTTGAAGGAGACAGAGCAATGGGACTTCAGTCTCTCCCAGTGGCTTTTGGCACTGAGGCTGCAAAATGGATATGCGTTAGTGCTATAGACGTTACTCAGCTCTCCGTTGCCG GATATCTATTAGCATCTGGCAAACCTTACTATGCGTTGGCGCTGCTTGCTTTGATTATTCCCCAGATTGTGTTTCAG TTTAAATACTTTCTCAAGGATCCTGTCAAATACGACGTCAAGTACCAG GCAAGTGCACAGCCATTTTTGGTGCTCGGTATATTCGTGACGGCTTTGGCATCAAGTCACTGA
- the LOC106437913 gene encoding em-like protein GEA1: MASKQQSREELDEKARQGETVVPGGTGGKSVEAQERLAEGRSKGGQTRKEQLGHEGYQEIGHKGGETRKEQLGHEGYQEMGHKGGETRKEQLGHEGYQEMGHKGGETRKEQLGHEGYKEMGHKGGETRKEQLGHEGYKEMGRKGGLSTMDKSGGERAEEEGIEIDESKFTNK; this comes from the exons ATGGCGTCAAAGCAACAAAGCCGAGAAGAGCTTGATGAGAAGGCCAGGCAAGGAGAGACCGTCGTCCCAGGTGGCACCGGTGGCAAAAGTGTCGAAGCTCAAGAGCGTCTAGCTGAAG GAAGGAGCAAGGGAgggcagacgaggaaggagcaGCTGGGGCACGAGGGTTATCAGGAGATTGGACACAAAGGAGGAGAGACGAGGAAGGAGCAGCTGGGGCACGAGGGTTATCAGGAGATGGGACACAAAGGAGGAGAGACGAGGAAGGAGCAGCTGGGGCACGAAGGTTATCAGGAGATGGGACACAAGGGAGGAGAGACGAGGAAGGAGCAGCTGGGGCACGAGGGTTACAAGGAGATGGGACACAAGGGAGGAGAGACTAGGAAGGAGCAGCTGGGGCACGAGGGTTACAAGGAGATGGGACGTAAAGGAGGACTCAGTACCATGGACAAGTCTGGTGGAGAGCGTGCGGAGGAAGAAGGGATTGAAATCGATGAGTCCAAGTTCACCAACAAGTGA